In one window of Macrobrachium rosenbergii isolate ZJJX-2024 chromosome 27, ASM4041242v1, whole genome shotgun sequence DNA:
- the LOC136853505 gene encoding uncharacterized protein, whose translation MVSRAKGSSSTMALHCSQAKLWVKTHYERHEDGVVAKSVMYKHYEDYCREQGRNIMETSIFGRVVKSVFPDVTIRRLGGRDNLKYYYCGIQAKESSPHAIDNATTTRPKRRLRKREVVTDKTDVHRCLLWLHKNYCSSPDASVVKAEVYDRYVLECIAGAGEPLSMQYFGMVMTHAFPHITKRKLGPRANQQKFYFGIAERPAPLPLDTVPPELLSVVDLMFNNGKLCYREELDAEDDEEDDECGCRSPVSDTSEGSLRDTHTPLSGEHTAHAHHYHLDVSYVKDEPVDYSLQHLKLKDEPIDEVLVKEEPLDLHMERGEMRSDMEAACYMASPERSPSVATSISDSPSPSVKDQKTKKIYKPRFHIISDYNDETSWNSESDPKMDKYSVQYCNNSVESQWETLLRDWLVQTFEECDNVCVNRDQVYACYESFCEMAATTALPLTYFDETVLKEFRGVGTMIHPSEKTFYEGIRVQIHSELYGRIEELIDGEPCKWPQHSMELSPPRGAAPRVSPLTLEEEEASEERYADNYHEGADEDLHSTPEVLRDGKYYLRMWLTDNFESVPDSCVLKAEAYRHYEQYAKSIKQPPFEMNVFGKIVRQVFPKVSIRRLGGRVKPQYHYCGIAVKSSSALFQFMSGKDPAQRSRKKEIATDNKSAEIVIEWLRNHYEPGTDRIIMKSAVFNNYCNYCKIMNENPVTLNYFGKLVKHCFPNVEVRKCGGRTEPTWYYFGLVPKGGEGVSGYLPHAHDSPLHAHEDLTSRDPSSTYDIQMAAAAAAMPGHHHPLGRGVEGLHHTALPPHSTSPIPISLAKGVPGASPFSNTPNGSYSTASTMLQSVLLNPHVGHAQSPLLSRHSQYLQSPRDTLLDSASCHRTPHHPSDLSTASPVDARIYRESLSSQSPAAESSSLHEIRGHLLARSPYEPDVPSDNMFSRSPGDTSAQYCRSPHEVMEGVCRSPGDAVLVSHSPGDTHLFSHSPLDPGYQSAVKHRVSMGGGRMGVAGGGQVVPGMIIPHHQLPSMGESVHSAHSHKRHSVHLPQGMEDYEMISDMPIE comes from the coding sequence ATGGTGTCCCGTGCTAAGGGGTCATCGAGTACCATGGCCTTACATTGTTCTCAAGCAAAGTTATGGGTGAAGACACATTACGAAAGGCACGAAGATGGCGTTGTGGCTAAATCGGTTATGTATAAACATTACGAAGATTATTGCCGGGAACAAGGACGTAATATAATGGAAACGAGTATATTCGGACGTGTTGTGAAATCAGTGTTCCCCGACGTCACTATTCGACGTCTCGGGGGTCGGGACAATTTGAAATACTATTATTGTGGCATCCAGGCCAAAGAGTCGTCGCCCCATGCCATTGATAACGCCACCACGACCAGGCCGAAGCGACGGTTACGAAAACGAGAGGTGGTCACGGACAAGACCGACGTCCATCGATGTTTGTTGTGGTTGCACAAGAATTACTGTTCTTCCCCCGACGCCTCCGTCGTGAAGGCGGAGGTCTACGACAGATACGTTCTGGAGTGCATAGCAGGGGCTGGGGAGCCCTTGTCCATGCAGTATTTCGGCATGGTCATGACCCACGCCTTCCCACACATTACCAAGAGAAAATTGGGTCCCAGAGCCAATCAACAAAAATTCTATTTTGGCATTGCGGAGAGACCGGCGCCCCTGCCCCTCGACACAGTTCCTCCAGAGCTTCTGAGTGTGGTTGACCTCATGTTTAACAACGGGAAACTTTGCTACCGAGAGGAACTCGACGCAGAAGACGACGAAGAGGATGATGAATGTGGGTGTCGCAGTCCCGTGTCAGACACCTCCGAAGGGTCACTCAGGGACACCCACACGCCCCTGTCGGGTGAACACACTGCTCACGCCCACCATTACCATCTCGACGTCTCTTACGTGAAAGATGAACCAGTGGACTATAGTTTGCAACATTTAAAGCTAAAGGACGAGCCCATAGACGAAGTGCTTGTGAAAGAGGAGCCTTTAGACTTGCACATGGAGCGAGGTGAAATGCGAAGTGACATGGAGGCTGCCTGTTACATGGCCAGCCCAGAGAGGTCGCCCTCCGTGGCCACTTCTATTAGTGATTCTCCAAGCCCTTCAGTGAAGgaccaaaaaactaaaaaaatctataAGCCCAGATTTCACATTATATCTGACTATAATGATGAAACCAGTTGGAACAGTGAATCCGATCCAAAAATGGACAAATATAGTGTTCAGTACTGTAACAATTCTGTCGAGTCTCAGTGGGAAACCCTTTTACGCGATTGGCTGGTCCAGACGTTTGAAGAGTGTGATAATGTTTGTGTGAACAGGGACCAAGTTTATGCTTGTTATGAGAGTTTTTGTGAGATGGCTGCCACCACGGCCCTCCCACTCACCTATTTTGATGAGACGGTGTTAAAGGAGTTCCGTGGGGTGGGAACCATGATCCACCCTTCGGAAAAAACATTCTACGAGGGCATTCGTGTCCAGATACATTCCGAACTATATGGTCGCATTGAGGAACTTATCGATGGTGAGCCTTGTAAGTGGCCGCAACATTCCATGGAGTTGTCTCCCCCCAGGGGTGCTGCTCCCCGTGTTTCTCCCCTTaccctggaggaggaggaggcctctGAGGAGCGCTATGCTGATAACTACCATGAGGGTGCTGATGAAGACTTACATTCCACGCCTGAGGTCCTGCGGGACGGCAAGTATTATTTGAGAATGTGGCTGACTGACAACTTTGAATCTGTCCCAGATTCTTGTGTTTTGAAAGCTGAAGCTTACCGTCATTACGAACAGTATGCCAAGAGCATCAAACAGCCACCCTTTGAGATGAATGTCTTTGGTAAGATCGTGCGTCAGGTGTTCCCCAAAGTGTCCATCCGCAGATTGGGTGGCCGTGTGAAACCCCAGTACCACTATTGTGGGATTGCTGTGAAAAGCTCCAGCGCCCTCTTTCAGTTCATGAGTGGTAAGGACCCAGCACAGCGGTCTCGGAAAAAGGAAATTGCAACGGACAATAAAAGTGCCGAAATTGTTATTGAATGGCTAAGAAACCATTATGAGCCAGGTACTGACAGAATTATCATGAAAAGTGCTGTCTTTaacaattactgtaattattgcAAGATCATGAATGAAAATCCAGTGACtcttaattattttggaaaattggTGAAACATTGTTTTCCTaatgtagaagtgagaaaatgTGGAGGAAGAACTGAACCTACTTGGTATTATTTTGGTCTCGTACccaaaggaggggagggggtctCAGGCTACCTTCCTCATGCCCATGACTCGCCTCTTCATGCCCACGAAGACCTCACTTCCCGCGACCCCTCTTCCACCTATGACATTCAgatggcggcggcggcggcggcaatGCCAGGACACCACCATCCTTTGGGTCGTGGAGTTGAAGGCCTCCACCACACTGCCTTGCCACCTCATAGCACTAGTCCCATTCCTATCTCCTTGGCAAAGGGAGTTCCAGGGGCGTCACCCTTCTCCAACACACCCAATGGTTCCTACAGTACGGCATCCACAATGCTCCAGTCAGTGCTTCTTAATCCGCACGTTGGTCACGCTCAATCTCCCTTGCTCAGCAGACATTCTCAGTATCTCCAGTCTCCGAGAGACACCTTGCTGGATTCTGCCTCCTGTCACAGAACACCACACCACCCTTCAGATCTTTCCACTGCCTCCCCTGTCGATGCCCGCATCTACAGGGAGTCCCTCAGTTCTCAATCTCCTGCAGCGGAAAGCAGCAGCCTGCACGAGATAAGGGGACACCTGCTAGCCAGGTCGCCCTACGAGCCAGATGTACCCTCTGATAATATGTTTTCCAGATCCCCTGGAGATACCTCAGCACAGTACTGCAGGTCTCCCCACGAGGTGATGGAAGGAGTGTGTCGATCGCCGGGCGATGCTGTCCTCGTGTCGCACTCCCCGGGAGATACACATCTGTTTTCACACTCGCCCTTGGACCCTGGTTACCAGAGTGCAGTGAAGCACCGTGTCAGCATGGGTGGAGGAAGAATGGGCGTCGCAGGCGGAGGTCAGGTGGTGCCAGGGATGATCATTCCACATCACCAGCTACCAAGTATGGGCGAGTCTGTTCATTCCGCCCACTCTCACAAGAGGCATTCTGTTCATCTCCCACAGGGGATGGAAGACTATGAAATGATCAGCGACATGCCTATAGAATAA